The DNA sequence GGCAGCCTCTACGTCCACGTCGACTGGCCGGCCAACGTCACGGTCTTCTCCGAGGACCGGCTCGCGCCGCTCGACCTCGCGGACGGGCTCACGCTGTGGGGCGCCGCCCACCGCAAGCCCGCCGGCACCGACGGCTTCCTCGACGGCGGGTTCGAGGTCGGGCGCGGCGGGGTGCAGCTCGCGCTGTTCCACGGCTCCGAACGGTCGGGCCTGCCGTTCGAGGAGGACGGCAAGCAGCCCCACGCCCCCTTCGACGCCGCCCAGCTCGAGGCGGCCGGCATCGACCACGCGTTCCTCGGCCACTTCCACCGGCCCAAGGCCGCCGAGCGCCACACCTACCCCGGCAACCCCGACCCGCTGACCTTCGGGGAGGACGGCGTCCGCGGCGCGGTCGTCGTCGACGTCCACGACGACGGCACCGTCGACCGCGACTGGCAGGTCGTGGCCCGGTCGCACGTCGCGGACATCGAGGTCGACGTGACCGGCTGCGCGAGCGCCCACGACGCCATCGAACGGGCCCGCGCCGAGCTCGCCGGACGGCAGGGAGCGGTCCGGCTGACCGTCAGCGGCGAGCTCGCCCCCGACGCCGAGTTCGACCTCGACGACCTCGCGCACGTGGCGCCCCACCTCGACGCGGTCGTCGTGCGCCGCGGCCGGCTCCACGTCGCATACGACCTCGACGCGATCGCCGCCGAGCCGACCGTCCGCGGCCAGTTCGTGGCCGACGTGCTCGCCGACGACGGCCTCACCGACGACGAACGCGAACGCACGATCGTCGTCGGGCTGCGCGCGCTCGACGGCCGCGACGACCTCGAGGTCGCCTGATGCGGATCGCGCGCGTCCACGCTGGGGCGTTCGGGCCCCTCCAGGGAGCTGCGCTCGAGCTCGCGCCGGGGCTCACGGTCATCCACGGCCCCAACGAGTCCGGCAAGTCGAGCTGGCACGCCGCCCTCTACGCCGGGCTGTGCGGGCTGCCACGCGGCAGAGGTAGCGGCAACAAGAAGGAGGTGAAGCAGTTCACCGCCCGCCACCGCCCCTGGGACGGCGGCGACTGGTGCGTCACCGTGGAGGTCGCGCTCGACGACGGTCGGTGCCTCGAGATCCACCAGGACCTCGACGGCAAGGTCGACTCGCGCGTCACCGACCGCACGACCGGCCGCGACCTCGCCTCCGACCTCATCTTCGAGGGCGCGCCCGACGGGTCGAGGCTGCTC is a window from the Actinomycetota bacterium genome containing:
- a CDS encoding metallophosphoesterase gives rise to the protein MRLLLFSDLHLDAAFAWAPRAVARRRRQALRDTLVRIVGLADEVDADAIVCGGDLYEHERFTPDTAAFLQATFGATDRRVVIAPGNHDWFGPGSLYVHVDWPANVTVFSEDRLAPLDLADGLTLWGAAHRKPAGTDGFLDGGFEVGRGGVQLALFHGSERSGLPFEEDGKQPHAPFDAAQLEAAGIDHAFLGHFHRPKAAERHTYPGNPDPLTFGEDGVRGAVVVDVHDDGTVDRDWQVVARSHVADIEVDVTGCASAHDAIERARAELAGRQGAVRLTVSGELAPDAEFDLDDLAHVAPHLDAVVVRRGRLHVAYDLDAIAAEPTVRGQFVADVLADDGLTDDERERTIVVGLRALDGRDDLEVA